The DNA window AGGAAGCATTCTTGGTTCTGCTGCATAGCAAGAACTGCAAACTTCAACACAAGCAACTatagaaaaggcagaaaaagcatTTGAAGTATAGAATTTCCACGATGTCAGGAGTTTTTTGAAGCAAGAGCTTGATCCGTGTGAGAAATATTGAGACAAATGAATAAagacaaagaaataataaaacttataaaattttaaaagctagAATACTTTGCTCATATGAGAATGAAGAAAGCCTGATTGTTACAGCTTttattgtaaaataaatgaaaaaagtgCAGGAAGTAGAAGACAACCTACAATCTGAAGAATCTGGAAGGTTTTGAGTGGAGCAATATTTTTGTTTAGAACTGccagggttccccttgacatttagtccagtcgtgttcgactctagggggcggtgctcatccccgtttccaagccatagagccagcgttttcccttagacagtttccatggtcacatggccagcgcaactagacacggaacaccattaccttctcactcttgtggtccctatttatctactcgcattttacatacttttgaactgctaggttggcaggagcttggacaagcgacaggagctcactccactgtgtggattcaaactgctgatcttttgaccttgcagcctagaggctttgcagtttaacctgcagcgccaccacatccctatagaACTGCCACTTGTAAAGTTAATAAAGCCATGAGGTACAATTGCTCGTAAgagaaacaagaaaggaaaaagtgTCTGCCACATGGTGGGAGATCTCCATGGTTTCTTTTCTGAGCACAAATGTGACAATTGCTGGCCTCTTTCCTAAGCATTTTTGAGAAAGCCAACATTTCCCAGAGCATGGTGACCACAATAAGCTAGACAGTCTATAGCAGTTTATTATCCAGGTTTGATAAAAAGTAGACATTTGTATAACATACAAACATTAATTGGCAAGCTGGAATTAAACCTGATACTGTACTAAGAGTTTCAGGCTACAGCACCCATGGTCTCCTCTTGACTGGAAACTATTTGGGGCAAGGAGCAATCTCCTCGGGGCCCTCAGTCCCCCAGCTGGTGAAGGCATAATCCTCCTCTTGAGCATTCCTATCCCAGGAAAACTGTTAGCATATGTTAATTCTGGCACCAAGAGTGTGGTGTTCTATAGAACTGCTGATAAGACAGCATGTATCCTGCAGCTCCATGTTCTTTGACTGGAGAAATGGATTAGTCGTGGCAAGATCAGCCTTCTGAAGACTTTAGTGTGTGCCTGTCAGTAGATCTTTAAAGAGGTTGCCCTTAAAGGCACTGACAGTAGTGCCAAGGAAAGGGGCTCTGACTGGACTTTTTCACTGCTGTTCACACAGTCATCAGTTGCGTTTTCTGCCAAGTAAGGATGAAGAAAGCATGTAGGTGCACTAAGGATAGCATGCATGTATAGGTCTGTGCCTCTTGTTTCACCTCAATCATAAAAACATATATGCTTGGTTTACTtaagtgaaatttaaaatattacagaCCATTCTGATGAAgcagttttaaaagaataattttatGTATACTAAAAAGCTCtttttcctactacagaacagaggCTTCCCACAAACAGAACATGAATAAAAAACCAGTtggcaaaaaaaggaagaaaagagctgCCAAATAAATCCATCTTGTTTTTGTACAGTACATTGAAAGTTTCTTGCTCAAAACCAGCCTTTTTGTGTGTTATTGGAGTTATAATGGGACACCGTTTCCCAAGTGTGCTTGTCTGTACATAGCTTTTTAAATAAACCCTTGGATATTCTGGTCCCACTTTCATTGACGGTCTGATGCACTTTGTTTGCTTGACCAtgaaaggaagcagcagctgACCATAAGGTTGAACTGAAATAATTCTTGGTGCTCCAACTTTTGTAAAATCCATACAGACTTCTTATATTTGGTCATACATGCATTGCTATGTTTGTTCTTATATGTGCTTCTCTGAGCTTGAATAAGGAATATGGAAGGTCTCGTACTTTCTGACAAAACATAATGTGCTAGCTCTGCAGATGCAGCTAAGAGGTGCCTGCCCACATGTGTACTTCACATACAGAAAGTACTCACTATTTTGTGGTGAGAAAATTCAGAGCCTTAACTAATTTTAAGCAGTGATTATGGGATAAGTAGAATAACAGTCTTGGGAAGAGTCAGCTGAAGTTGACCATTTGCAAATTATACAAAACAGACTAAAAGAGTTTTTGCAGTTTATTCATatgcttttacagtggtgcctcgcatagtgattgcTCCGATttatgatgaaattgctttgcgatggactttttgccatcgcaagagcgattgctttgtgatggcccctatggggaaaatttgctttgcgatgatcatggggaagcgcttccccgcgatcatcccaaaggccccaccgatcagctgtgcaaaaatggggcctttgggatgattggGGGGAGCggttccccgcgatcatcccaaaggccccgccgatcagctgtgctgcgaggggtggagagagccgaagcacagctgatcggcaggggcttgcgatgatcgcggggaagccatcatcgcaaacccctgccgatcagctgtgctttggctctctcccctcgcagctccagacTCGGCAGGGAGACAGGTGCCGACACCgacaccctggccgagaaagaccctcagcaggtgcagagggtctttcttggccagggtggtggcggcggcgccacagtctccctgccgaggctggagctgcgaggggtggagagggcgatcatcccaaaggccccattttcacacagctgatcggcggttccaaaatggccacccgctgtgttgcctcgctttagaggcaccgaaaatggctgcccccatggaggattttcgcacaaggtgagtttttaagcccataggaatgcattaaacacgttttaatgcgtttctatgggcttttaaaaatcgcttagcgattaaatcatttAGCGaggttttttcctgcacggattaacgttgctaagtgaggcaccactgtattaacaatcCACAATATTTTTCCACAAAGCATTTAATGCTATAAGTTACTTAATGTAGATGGTACTTACCTTCATACATAGATGGACTAAACCAAACCAGGATTGGGTAGATCAAGTCCATCTGCAATGGGGGCTCTCATCTTGAAACTAATCCTTACAAATGGTTTTAATAGAATGGAGCTAAAGGAATGTCTTTGGATTTAGAAATACAGCTCTCAAACCACAGCCATTCTGGCTGAGGGATGGGAGTTAGTTTAAAGTAACTGCTTACCAATAGCTCACAtatttgagtttttttaaaaaagtagtgtCTGAGCTCTACATTTTTCCAGATATCTTTATCCACAAACTCAGTCCTTGGAACGTTCTGCACATTTTCCTGGCAGATGCTTTGTGCCTTCAACTGCATACTTTTCTTTTCAAGTGTTTGATTCAGGTATTATCTGAGTACTGCTTGAAAGTGGCTTTGCTCTATGGGGATCAATACTGAGTTACTAAAGGGGACTGCTGATGGGAGAGAAAATATTTACTCATCTTCAGCCACAGCACTAAAGTTCTACCTTTAttaaagcaagccttccctcattGGGGATAGGAAGGGTAAAAGCAAAAACTGAAGCCTATTGTCATTAAGATTCCCCCCCTTTAATTGTGGGCAGAAAGGGAATAGTTTCTAAATTCATCTTTAAGAATATCCtgtgttgtgaaaatggctgcctaCAATCTAACTTCCCTTTCAAGCCACTCTCCTAAACCCACAATCTTGTACATCTTAAATCATCTTTGGCTTCTCTTTTAACTAACAAGGCATGTTATCTACTTGTAAGAAGTAGATAACAGTGTTCCTCACCAGTGGCTATGCTGTCAAGGGCTGCACAGAAATTGCAGTTCAACATCATCTCAAGATGTTCTTTGCTCATCCCAGCTCTAACCACTAGCAGATACCACATGAATGTAGTTGTGTACAAACCATCACAATGACATCCTTATGAGCAACATTTAAGAACTTAATATCAGTACTAATCAAATCTGCTCCTTGAAAGTAAATCACTACTGAGACCAAATCCTTTCCTTACATATTTTATTGACCAGCTTCAAGATGGTTTATAGTTCGGTCTTTCCATGCATTGGTTTACTGTGAGCACATTGTATCAAGCAGCATTAGTCTTGTTTACAAGAATTCCACTCTATGAATATAAAAGCAGCCCATACAATATAGAAAACCTTAAACTAGGATTTAGTTTTGTACAAGATACCCACTATTCTTTTCAACCCTGCCTCAGCATACTCAACTATACCAAAAATAACTTTGAAGAGCTGCCCATCCTAGGGAACTTGTCCAGCTGTATCTGAGACACAGGGTTCCAAAACATTACTAAAATTACCCTGATGTGCAACTTAAGAGCTATGCAGTACCTCTACCCATGCATATGTCTGTAGGTCAGTAACAAGCTCAGCCCCACTTCATGACCTCAATGAGAACAAGGCAGGAACAGCTTCCCCAAAGTAACAGCAACCTGCAGCCAACCAGttacaagaggatttcagccatattcTATATATTAGCAAATTGTATAGACCTAAGTCAAGGGGAGAGCCTACTCCTGCCCCATTTCTCATTTGTCACTCTCCCACAAGCGGAAAAGGCGGAATCTGAAGGGCAGAACCTCTTACCCACAGAGGTTCTCTACTTGAATCAAGGTGAAGTTCCTGTAATGATAGAGGTGCTCATCTCTTAACTGACTCACATGTACACTATTTACTAATGAATAATCAATTCCCCTTGTGTCCCAGACTCCGTTGCTATCAGTTTCATCAAAAGCTAttaacatcatcttttaaaagcaatatttGTAGCATATCTTAAGGACAGATCgtggaacagttacttttttggatgacaatgCCCAGCATTCTGAGAGAATCCAGGGACTGTGACTGTAGTCCAGAAGAGGTCTGACTCAGAGGCATTACCGCTGTTCACAACTGGCTCAAGTGAATATCAGCCCACGTAGGATTCTCCGTTGACAATAGGAAGGACCCCATTAAATTCATTTCCTGTACTTAATAGGCATTAGCTGATTTTTCCAAATATACTGTTGCAAATTACTATACATGGAGTCTGCAGAGAGGCTGTACCTTTGTTCTCATATATGCAGATTTATTCTAATGGACTATCTTGATTTGCCATTTAGAATCTAAATCCTCACATACTCTGCTCTTCattggttggttgtttttaaaaaaagattgaacAGTGACACTTGAGTGGTTTGCCTGCATGGTTTACGTCTGTTTCAACAGAACTTTAAAGAAGCTCCATCTAAGCATTTAGAACAAGATTGCATGtacaaaagtttacattaaaacattataaaagtaaaaaaaatccttaatttTCTATGGTAATATACCAGAGTGATTGAAGCctaaatacaaatttaaaactgTACATTTGCGGCTCTGGGCAATATACACCTTGGAGATGTCAAGTCTTAGTTTGATTGTTATGACAGGCTTAGTGTCTCTGGCGGGTCAATGAGTGATACCGCATTgtacctgaaaaagaaagaatttacATGAACTCTCATATCTGCTCTCCGGCACAGCTTCCAGCCAGTTATCAGCTATATTTGTGTAGGAATTACTCCCAAGGAAATCCAGCAGTTAGCAGCAGTTTGGACCCAATACTTACTTTACAGCCTTGTATTTCTCTCGTATTGACTGCTGAGTATGCTGTGCTGCTCTGCAGTAGGTTCTATGGAGGTCCACGAGGCAAGGCTTAAGATTTTCAAGTGTGTATCCTGTCACTTCAGTGAGAAAGTCCGTCTGCCAAAGAAATGCCAGGTATTTACTCGCCCCTTTCTTGTGGCCTCATACAAAAGGGAGCTGTTATCCTGCTTGGAAACTACTACTTATTTGCCGTATGGTTGATTGCCACGCGCGTCTATGCCACAAGAGCACAGACTGCCTGATCTAGGTTTGTCTCCCTGAgggtttattttttcccccacaacACCACAGAAGGAATTTGTGGCACATGCTCAGAATCAGAGGTCAGAGCTTACAGCAGTCCTGGGCAAATGCAGCCCAGTCTTGGCTAGAGCTGGTAGAAGCTgcggtccaacaacatctggccaGCCCAGGTTTAGAACATTTATGAAACTGGAGAAATATGAACAGTGAGACAGCTCAGCTAGGGAAATATTCTAACGCAGAAGAAATACCATTGAGGTTCTCAGCAGAGAGCAGCTAGAAGCTGAAGCCTGTGAACCTATGGACCTCAACAAATCTTCTTTTGAGTAACTATTGTAGAATTGAGCAATTTCACAGTAAAAGCTTGTGATGTTATTGGGTATTCAGTTCAAGGTATAGGATAATTAGTGTTCCAAGCACAAGAAGATTGCTTGCCTCCTCCAGGGTCCGTTGTTTACCAACATCTGTCATTTACGATAATTCCAAGAGATAATAGTTAACCATAAGACAATAGCATACATTTTATCAGTCTGAGAAGATGGAGACTTCTATCTGGTGCTAAAAACACAACCCAAACCAAACCACATCAGTGTAGCTGTTGGGAAATCTTTTCAGGAAGGCCTACCTAAGGAGGGCCTGATCACCCAAGCCTCTTTCCCAGCTGCTTTTTGATTCAGCTCAAGTGGTCTGTATAACAGGAGGGAGAGAGCGAGCCCTATCAAAGGTTATCTCTGTGCCaagaaaggcaaggcaggctgggGGAAAAATCCTGTCACAACGCATATATAGGAGGGACAAGTGCTTTTATACATACCCATGTTTTCCCAGAAATGGTATAGTTTGCTATATGAAACGCTGCTGCTGCAATTACTGATGGCAAGTATTTCAGATATGGGTCAGCATCAATTAAACTCAATTCTCCCAAGTACTGTAGGAAAAGAACATCATTTTAACTTATTTTCTGGCACTAACATACCTTAATACATTTTCCCTGATCAAATTATACAAGCTGAGCCTTTTAACAAGACCATTCATGGTTTACAAACCTGATAGGCCTTAAAGTTTTATCTGGGATACCAGTTAAAAGTCCCCCCCTGCATTTTTGCTGGCTGCAAGCCACAATTTAAATCCAGGGAAACCATCTAGCTGACAAAGAAGAGTGAGGATAAGCTCTGAAGTAAAGGGtagcagcaacagaaaaatacaagggAGCAGGACCCTTTTAAGGTTGCAGATGCCTGTCATCCATTGAACCAGGTGGGATAGAGGAAAAACCTTTCCAGCAAGCAAACCCTGCTCCAGCTGAAGAAATTACATTCTCTTAACGCTAGATAATTCTTCAGCGCTATGTCACTGAAACAGAGTTCTTCCAGGGTTGTGGTGATGGCATGTGAATCACACAGGAAATAATGCCTCTTACTCTCAGATCATGTTTCTACTCTTACTTCTAGTGGCATTTACTACTACAGTATAACAGTAGTAACTACATACTGGCAAGTTGATTtctacttatggtgaccctttccaggattttctaggtagagcatactcagaagtgacttaccattcctttcttctgggggagccctaGAAATGTGAAGCTTGCCTAAGGATGCACagactgactcttctcccaggaggcacagtggggaatgggacgcccaacctctggctttgcaggtAGAcccctaaaccatggagctatcgaGCCAGGTATTTACTACTATCAAGACCACAAAAGCCATATAAACTCACAAAAACCTAAACAattgtttgggggagggggggctaaaGATATTTTCAAATTTCAACACAGCtggaaaacattacttttctaGCCTACAAGAACCAAGATTTCATACCTGTTCCCAGAGGTGTAACCCGCTCATCCCCCcagctctacagtggtgcctcgcttaacgattgctttgtTAAACAACAAAACCACGATGTTGTAATAGGCAaatttcgcttcccgacgatcggttccctgcttcggaaagagatttttcgctagacgatgtttttaaaacagctgatcggcagcttcaaaatggccgcctgctgtgtaaaattGCTCCCcttgtttttggacagattccttgctttataggcaccgaaaatggccgcccctatggaggatcttcgctggacggtgagttttcagcccattggaacacactgaacagggtttcaatgcgtttcaatgggattttttatttcgcttaaagaggatttcgctctacagtgatttcgctggaacggattatcctcgttaagcgagacaccactgtataagtatttTTCTTACACAGATACAGTCTGAAAAGATGTCTTACCATTGCCAGGTTTTCTACTTGGGAACTAGCTGGCTGATGTAAAAAGTACTGAGTAAGGAACTGGTTTATTGTAGGTGCTGCCAGGTCAAATGACAGGACTTTCAGAACTAAGTGCTCCATCCTGAGGACTTGTTTCTTTGTGTAAGTGTCATCAGTGATATAAACAAATTCTGCAACTTCAGGAGGGTAGATTTCTTCAAACTTTCTACAGTAGGAAGAAAAGCACTGTTGTAGAAATGATAACCATGAAGCCCTGTTTCTCCCCACAAATCCATTAGATTAGTAAGTTTAGTCAGCACTGCTGGCTTTTATTCCTAACCTACGTATTCTTGCTACTTCCATGTACTTTATTAATCACACCAATTTAGGAAAATAGGCAAACACTACTCTGTAGTAGAAAGGCAAAGTAGAAACGTAATAAGAAAAAGACAAATCTGTTTACTGGGTGCTTCAACTGGTAATTTTAAAGTACCAGAAATCTAGAACATGTGGCCATCCAGACACCATCTTGTGCACTCTCGCCACTAGTTATACAGTCAGGcactgatgagagttgtagtccaaggatatCTGAGGGGCCAACTGTTTTAAACAAACCAAGCATCATTTAAGTTTCTGCAATACTAGCAGAATACATAAAAAAGCTTTCCCAAAAACGCCTTTCTAATACAATTGTCAGCATTGCACCTGAGTAGCCCTGAACAATCTGCCCCATCTTCTGTAAAATCCAGCTGGAGAGCTTGTTTCTCAACCTCCACAAGGCAGAAGCTAAAGTTTCAAAGTAAAGTTAGAGCCAAACCTATTGAATTGACTTACGATGCCAACAGCATGGCGGCAGTTCCCACAAGCTGAAGCTTCCCTCTCAAGACAGACATGGAGGACAGAAATCTGTCAATGTAGTTTACAGCCAAATGCAACGTTTCGTTTTGTAGCTTGTATTCTTCACCAACTTCCACTAGCCAGTCCACAAGAATAGCCCGCATGTTATTTGTAATGTCTGGCTGTTTCTTCATATATCCCACTTTGGGCTTACATTTCACCTATAAGAAAATGCAGGCGTTAATTAGCTGTTGCCACTACATATAGACATTTATTTTTAacgcacctttctccttaaaaaaggacccaaggtggcttaagtaaaagacaatatttaggtTTCAGGCTTTGTCCCCGAGACCCTAAGAGGAAATGGAATAGTGCTGACCAGACTACCCTAGGCACGAGGTAGCACTGGGTACCACCAAAAAGGGGAAGGCAGGCTGGACCATGGATTCGTGGAACGCAGCTGGGGCCCTGAAGaatgagttacagtggtgcctcgcattacgttaattagttccagcgaaatcgctgtagaacgaaaacgttgtaacgcgaaattaaaaagcccatagaaacgcattaaaacccgattaatgcgttcctaggggcttaaaactcaccatccagcgaagatcctccatagcgtggccattttcactgcctgtgcagcgaggaatccgtcccagaaaagaggggggagccatgttttttacccggcggccattttgaaacaactgatcagctggccgaaaatcggttcccgaagcaggaaccgatcatcgcaaagcaaaattcccccataggaaacatcattttgcaatcgtaaaaccttcaacgtaaagcaatTTTGTTGTAAAACATAGCACTCGTGATGCGAGGCACCCTTAGATTTTGTGCTAAGAGGTGTCTGGCAAGTGATACTATGAAAGGGGAGGAGGGGCAATGGACTCCTCATTAGTTTCACCAGTTTTTATTTCTGCTCTCATCGTTGAAGAAACATGCACCAAATAAGCACCAATAATTGATTTAACCATCTTTAGTAGATGGGTCTCTATATACAACAAACCTGAGTAGGAATAAATTGCCCTAAAACTACTCCCTAATTATTACAGACTTACTTATACAAAAGGATTTGctacaataaaatttaaaaagactttGTCCTAGCATACTCTATCTTTGCCTTAGTACCACTGCCTGTTAGACTCCAAAGTTTAATCTATAAACCACTGAAACTCCAAAACATGCAGGCAAAATGGGGCAATGGCCTTAGATATCTGAATCCTCTATTACTACATAACCAGggaaagacatacagtggtgcctcgcaagacaaatgtaattcgttccgcgagtagcgctgtcttgtgaaaagcggcttcccataggaatgcatttcaatgcatttctatggaaacctcgcaagacaaatgaaattttttcatcttgcgaggcatcggtcttgggggaaaaattgccttgcaaagcatggccatagaagaagccatcttgtgaggcaccatagcaatcgcagaaaccattcgtcttgtgggttttttcatCCTGTGAGGcgtttgtcttgcaaggcaccactgtataaagagaATCCTGAGATTAATTAGGCAGCATCCTCTCACACCCTATATAAACAGTTCTTACCTCCATTTCCCTAAGATATTTATAGATGTCTTCAATGTAATCTGGTACATGGTTAACGTTAATTCTCTGTTCCCCCTCTTGGACTATTGACATATCCATAATACTTGGTGATCCTAAAATGAATTATAGGAAAATTAAGCAGTTGTTTCTGTGAAACTGTGTGTGTAAAGCTAACTCTGGGAGTTATATTCCAAGCAATTTTTCCAAAAGTACTTTTAATTCTCACTTTGGCATTAGCTGCAATCTCAAGCACTTCTGTTTCATCCTTCTTGTCCAACATATAAGTAACCTGAAGTCCCCACCTCAACCTGGAGGTAAAACTTCAGTTTGCTATTATTTTCCATACAGACTCAGCTTGTGGCTCTCAGAAGCAACAGATACATTCACATTCTTTGAGAGGAAGCCCCTCTGGCTTTAAAAAGGATTCCAGCAAT is part of the Pogona vitticeps strain Pit_001003342236 chromosome 5, PviZW2.1, whole genome shotgun sequence genome and encodes:
- the CCNA2 gene encoding cyclin-A2, which produces MLAGSAVEVSDRENQENVPPGTKDAPPFTGAYGQRLALGLLQANQGGPVQPQVPLSQIPWSTNDENYVGVPFGKVGSKQPAFTIHVDEPEETRQKKPLSRKTLSSEEALGLKTAVVSMGIRKPLTPIDNPMDLTAGSPSIMDMSIVQEGEQRINVNHVPDYIEDIYKYLREMEVKCKPKVGYMKKQPDITNNMRAILVDWLVEVGEEYKLQNETLHLAVNYIDRFLSSMSVLRGKLQLVGTAAMLLASKFEEIYPPEVAEFVYITDDTYTKKQVLRMEHLVLKVLSFDLAAPTINQFLTQYFLHQPASSQVENLAMYLGELSLIDADPYLKYLPSVIAAAAFHIANYTISGKTWTDFLTEVTGYTLENLKPCLVDLHRTYCRAAQHTQQSIREKYKAVKYNAVSLIDPPETLSLS